One region of Niallia sp. Man26 genomic DNA includes:
- a CDS encoding cysteine hydrolase translates to MGVEWNPARSALVIVDVQNDYCHKEGSLAKQGLDVSMAEQMMPNLHRMIRACKEKNVPVIYIQTIHEDSTDSKTWVKRLKGKSQTDLCRKDTWGAEFFQLTPDEKEDVIVVKHRYSAFINTRFDSVLRAMEIETLLMAGVSTNICVESTARDGFMLDYDVLLLSDCTGAFTREAYDMSLKTIHQFFGTVTSSEEILKSLDVKVPVGQA, encoded by the coding sequence ATGGGTGTAGAATGGAATCCAGCTCGAAGTGCACTTGTTATTGTCGATGTGCAAAACGACTACTGTCATAAAGAAGGAAGCTTGGCAAAGCAAGGCTTGGACGTCTCAATGGCGGAACAGATGATGCCAAATCTTCATAGAATGATACGTGCATGCAAGGAAAAGAACGTGCCGGTAATCTACATTCAGACAATTCATGAGGACAGTACAGACTCAAAGACTTGGGTAAAGCGATTAAAGGGTAAAAGCCAAACAGATCTTTGCCGCAAAGACACATGGGGTGCTGAATTCTTCCAATTAACTCCAGACGAAAAAGAGGATGTTATTGTGGTGAAGCATCGTTATAGTGCTTTTATCAACACAAGATTTGATTCTGTCCTCCGCGCCATGGAAATTGAAACATTGCTTATGGCAGGTGTCAGCACAAATATATGTGTGGAATCAACTGCCAGAGACGGCTTTATGCTTGATTATGATGTGCTTCTATTGTCTGATTGTACAGGCGCTTTCACCCGTGAAGCGTATGATATGTCATTAAAGACAATACACCAGTTTTTTGGTACTGTAACTAGCTCTGAAGAAATTCTGAAAAGCTTAGATGTAAAGGTGCCAGTAGGACAGGCGTAG
- a CDS encoding methyl-accepting chemotaxis protein: MNISIKQKLIGSFIIISLIFTIASYYSYSSSKKTEDSFEYLINTVAELRTISDEIKTNTAQQVASYRGFMLYETPEFKSQLNGANSNIKNLVEKGKKLATLKETKDRLDEIQKLNEEFFQNANSVMNSLSSPSTNKEAAIAEGLETITPLSNNMLDRTTSLITWLNNEIMEPKIAEAQQDAQNRSLIILIVSIAATVIAIAAGVFQSLFITKPISKLQRKMQQVADGDLNTEPLLLKNKDEIYHLNESFTQMQDSLKDMITKIASNADHVASSAEQLNASADQSTRAAENITSSIQQIASSTDITIAKTNDNSSSLSGILNGILKIEKDTNVVSELSKTASSNAEKGSNSISSSLAQMESIFQSVNRSNSVIASLSERSKEIGSIIDIISNIAEQTNLLALNAAIEAARAGENGKGFAVVADEVRKLAEQSQVSAKDISRLLSGIQKDTAESVELLNDAKSQAENGVKISTETAATFGEILNSTKMVTPKISAVAETIQRIASYVKEVTASADEIATLSKVNGNNTEEVASSTEEQLASMEEIKASAQVLAGMAEELMTVVNQFKI; this comes from the coding sequence ATGAACATCAGCATTAAACAAAAACTTATCGGAAGCTTTATTATCATTTCCCTCATTTTTACCATTGCTTCCTATTACTCTTACAGCAGCTCCAAAAAAACAGAAGATTCTTTTGAATATCTTATTAACACTGTTGCTGAGCTGCGCACTATCAGTGATGAAATCAAAACTAATACAGCACAGCAAGTAGCAAGCTACAGAGGCTTTATGCTTTATGAAACACCAGAATTTAAAAGCCAGCTAAATGGAGCAAACAGCAATATTAAAAATCTTGTTGAAAAAGGCAAAAAGCTCGCAACACTTAAAGAAACAAAAGACAGACTAGATGAAATCCAAAAATTGAATGAGGAATTCTTCCAAAATGCAAACTCTGTTATGAACAGCCTGTCAAGCCCGTCCACCAATAAAGAGGCAGCTATTGCTGAAGGCTTAGAAACAATTACACCTCTTTCAAATAATATGTTAGACAGAACCACCTCCTTAATAACATGGCTAAATAACGAGATTATGGAACCAAAAATAGCTGAAGCTCAACAAGATGCGCAAAACCGTTCCCTTATCATCTTGATTGTCAGCATTGCAGCAACTGTCATTGCTATTGCTGCAGGTGTGTTCCAGTCGCTCTTTATTACAAAACCAATCAGCAAGCTGCAAAGAAAAATGCAGCAAGTCGCAGACGGAGATTTAAACACAGAACCGCTGTTGCTTAAAAATAAAGATGAAATTTATCACTTGAATGAATCATTTACACAAATGCAAGACAGCTTAAAAGACATGATTACGAAAATTGCCAGCAATGCAGACCATGTTGCTTCAAGTGCAGAACAGCTGAATGCAAGTGCCGACCAGTCAACACGGGCAGCGGAAAACATCACATCCTCCATTCAGCAGATTGCTAGCAGCACAGACATTACAATTGCTAAAACAAACGATAACTCCAGCTCTCTGTCTGGCATCCTTAATGGCATTCTTAAAATTGAGAAGGATACAAATGTTGTCTCAGAGCTTTCCAAAACAGCTTCTAGCAATGCAGAAAAGGGGTCAAATTCTATCAGCAGCTCCTTGGCTCAAATGGAATCCATCTTTCAGTCTGTTAATCGTTCCAATAGTGTTATCGCTTCTCTTTCTGAAAGGTCTAAGGAAATCGGTTCGATCATTGATATTATCAGCAATATTGCTGAACAGACAAACCTGCTTGCATTGAATGCGGCTATTGAAGCTGCCAGAGCCGGAGAGAACGGCAAAGGCTTTGCTGTTGTTGCAGATGAAGTGCGCAAGCTTGCAGAACAATCACAAGTATCAGCAAAGGATATTTCCAGACTGTTGAGCGGCATTCAAAAGGATACTGCTGAATCAGTTGAACTATTAAATGATGCGAAGTCACAAGCAGAAAATGGTGTGAAAATCTCAACAGAAACTGCTGCTACATTTGGTGAGATTTTGAACAGCACAAAAATGGTTACACCTAAAATCAGCGCGGTGGCAGAAACGATTCAGCGCATCGCTTCTTATGTAAAAGAAGTAACAGCCTCTGCTGATGAAATCGCCACATTATCAAAAGTAAATGGCAATAATACAGAGGAAGTTGCTTCATCGACTGAGGAGCAATTAGCTTCAATGGAAGAAATCAAGGCTTCCGCTCAAGTATTAGCTGGCATGGCTGAAGAACTGATGACAGTTGTGAACCAATTCAAAATCTAA
- a CDS encoding NAD-dependent succinate-semialdehyde dehydrogenase — MLYINGEWCEALGGETYPVHNPATGELIKETAKGGKEDAQIAIGAAKEALSAWSKLTAKDRYVYLKKAADLLRDRVDSLANTITTEMGKPLAESRGEVQLAAEYLDWYAEEGKRIYGDTVPSSSPTKRILVLRQPIGVVGAITPWNFPIAMILRKVAPALAAGCTVVIKPAESTPLTAIEVMKAFHDAGLPKGVLNLVHGMPKEIGDAMMESPDVRKITFTGSTKVGKELAKRAADTMKKISMELGGHAPFLIFEDADLEKAADGVIASKFRNAGQTCVCTNRVYVQKSISEKFAQILTEKMTALVVGNGLEDGITIGPLINENAVKKTAEHVEDSIKKGAKLLTGGKKPEGDQFKNGFFYEPTILAHATHDMKIASEETFGPVAPLFDFETEEEAVALANNTVYGLAAYFYTNDVSRIFRVSESLEYGIIGINDPLPTVAQAPFGGVKESGVGREGGKYGIEDYLEYKYLSLELNI, encoded by the coding sequence ATGTTGTATATAAATGGAGAATGGTGTGAAGCGCTAGGCGGTGAAACATATCCTGTTCATAATCCGGCCACAGGAGAGCTGATTAAAGAAACAGCAAAAGGCGGAAAGGAAGATGCACAAATAGCTATTGGCGCTGCTAAAGAGGCGCTTAGTGCGTGGTCGAAGCTGACAGCAAAAGACAGGTATGTATATTTGAAAAAAGCGGCTGATTTACTTCGTGACCGTGTTGATTCATTAGCAAACACCATTACAACAGAGATGGGAAAACCTCTTGCAGAAAGCAGAGGAGAAGTGCAGCTTGCAGCAGAATACCTTGATTGGTATGCAGAGGAAGGAAAACGCATATATGGCGACACAGTTCCTTCCAGCTCTCCAACGAAGAGGATTCTTGTATTAAGGCAGCCAATTGGTGTCGTTGGCGCTATTACTCCTTGGAATTTTCCGATAGCGATGATACTAAGAAAGGTTGCCCCAGCTCTTGCAGCAGGCTGTACGGTAGTAATTAAACCGGCAGAGTCCACGCCGCTGACTGCCATTGAAGTCATGAAGGCTTTTCATGATGCTGGTTTGCCGAAAGGCGTATTAAATCTTGTTCACGGCATGCCAAAGGAAATTGGAGATGCGATGATGGAAAGCCCAGATGTTCGCAAGATAACATTTACTGGTTCAACTAAGGTAGGTAAAGAGCTTGCGAAGCGCGCGGCAGATACAATGAAAAAAATCTCGATGGAACTTGGCGGTCATGCTCCATTCCTTATCTTTGAAGATGCAGATTTGGAGAAAGCAGCAGACGGTGTGATTGCAAGTAAATTCCGCAATGCAGGCCAAACCTGTGTATGTACAAACCGTGTTTATGTACAGAAGAGCATCAGTGAAAAATTCGCTCAAATACTGACAGAGAAAATGACAGCACTGGTTGTTGGAAATGGGCTTGAGGACGGCATCACAATCGGGCCGCTCATCAATGAAAATGCGGTTAAAAAAACAGCTGAGCATGTTGAGGATTCTATCAAAAAAGGAGCGAAGCTGCTTACAGGCGGGAAAAAACCGGAAGGAGACCAATTCAAAAATGGTTTCTTCTATGAACCGACTATCCTAGCACATGCCACACATGATATGAAAATTGCTTCGGAAGAAACGTTTGGGCCGGTTGCTCCACTCTTTGATTTCGAAACAGAAGAGGAAGCAGTAGCATTAGCCAATAATACAGTCTATGGCCTTGCTGCTTATTTTTACACTAATGACGTTTCGCGAATCTTCCGCGTGTCTGAATCGTTGGAGTATGGCATCATTGGCATTAATGATCCGCTGCCAACAGTTGCACAAGCACCGTTTGGCGGCGTTAAGGAATCTGGTGTTGGCCGTGAAGGCGGTAAGTATGGAATTGAGGACTATTTAGAGTATAAATACTTGTCTCTTGAATTAAATATTTAA